From Xiphophorus couchianus chromosome 23, X_couchianus-1.0, whole genome shotgun sequence, one genomic window encodes:
- the LOC114139501 gene encoding uncharacterized protein LOC114139501 isoform X2: MKAVVGLLIVLLEVSHAEKYCDARQKGAHCYGALGGTVAFKLMEETSEKHRFNLKKEASMKNESTQNILVVKSNMLISNTMSSRSVFILNKGTFEINNLSRSDSGKYMLEIFDSDGKRKENKTLQLNVQAPVSSVRMILDCVAQGLLKVSCVCEGGDGPQYSWILNGQPTRDTEILRRNPVNNIIILKQNMPGNLTCSVWNNISCVSKGERISLCEEKTHETQCNIQEDEAKCYGALGGTVVIQLMNNTSQTPKYEWKNRTTTILRGRWNSFAPNDTEGRNIFIPRYGTFSIMNLSRADSGDYSLETFDSDGRQIEKRNLQLIVEAPVSSIKIVSECLSQGQMKVSCHSEAGDSLQYNWTLDGHTLTNSELLENETDVIVLRPNISGRLVCSVWNRFSSLSTEKTISTCGFIFINCTYNGTQISEWVLAEGNTLCVEAVAYSVEGLLAVLAGVFLALVFLLVLGIQVICTHKKKHTFKVEKDNSEPIYAEVRIVAQQERQTEESVEEEVEVKQVTLSERQTEESVEEEVEVKQVTLSELPLQSEVSAVAPIYAQVRKVR, from the exons ATGAAAGCTGTGGTTGGACTGTTGATTGTGCTCCTGGAAGTATCTCACG CTGAAAAGTACTGTGATGCCAGACAGAAGGGAGCTCACTGCTATGGCGCGTTGGGAGGAACTGTGGCCTTTAAGCTGATGGAAGAAAcctcagaaaaacacagattcaaTTTGAAGAAGGAAGCATCAATGAAGAATGAGTCAACCCAAAATATTCTTGTTGTCAAGAGCAATATGCTTATTTCCAATACCATGAGCAGCAGATCTGTCTTTATTCTTAATAAAGGAACATTCGAAATCAATAACCTGAGCAGAAGTGACAGTGGTAAATATATGCTTGAGATTTTTGATTCAgatgggaaaagaaaagaaaataagactCTACAGCTGAATGTTCAAG CTCCTGTGTCGTCTGTGCGTATGATCTTGGACTGTGTGGCTCAGGGGTTGTTAAAGGTGTCCTGTGTCTGTGAGGGTGGGGACGGTCCTCAGTACTCCTGGATTCTGAATGGACAACCAACCAGAGACACAGAGATCCTGAGAAGAAATCCTGTGAATAACATCATtattctgaaacaaaacatgcCAGGAAACCTGACCTGCTCAGTTTGGAATAACATCAGCTGTGTCTCAAAAGGGGAGAGGATATCTCTTTGTGAAG aaaaaactcatgaaactcaatgTAACATCCAAGAAGACGAAGCTAAGTGTTATGGAGCTTTGGGAGGAACGGTGGTCATTCAACTGATGAACAACACTTCACAAACCCCCAAATACGAATGGAAAAATAGAACAACAACAATCCTAAGAGGGAGATGGAACAGTTTTGCTCCAAATGACACTGAGGGCAGAAATATCTTTATTCCCCGGTATGGTACATTCAGCATCATGAATCTCAGCAGAGCTGACAGTGGTGACTACTCTTTGGAAACGTTCGATTCAGATGGACgacaaatagaaaagaggaatCTTCAGCTAATTGTTGAAG cCCCTGTGTCCTCCATCAAGATAGTGTCTGAGTGTTTGTCTCAGGGACAGATGAAGGTGTCCTGTCACTCAGAGGCAGGTGATAGTCTGCAATACAACTGGACTCTGGATGGACACACACTGACAAACTCAGAGTTATTAGAAAATGAGACTGACGTCATTGTTCTGAGGCCGAATATCTCAGGACGTCTGGTCTGCTCAGTCTGGAATCGGTTCAGTTCTCTCTCGACAGAGAAAACCATATCTACATGTG GGTTCATTTTCATTAACTGCACTTACAATGGGACGCAGATATCTGAGTGGGTGTTGGCAGAAGGTAACACCCTTTGTGTTGAAGCAGTTGCATACAGTGTTGAAG GCTTGTTGGCAGTATTGGCTGGTGTATTCTTAGCACTGGTATTTCTCTTAGTTCTTGGAATACAAGTCATCTGCACCCATAAGAAAAAACATACTTTCAAAG TGGAGAAAGACAACAGCGAACCTATCTATGCTGAAGTCAGGATTGTGGCACAACAGGAGAGGCAAACAGAGGAAAGTGTGGAAGAAGAAGTGGAGGTCAAACAAGTGACCCTTTCAGAGAGGCAAACGGAGGAAAGTGTGGAAGAAGAAGTGGAGGTCAAACAAGTGACCCTTTCAGAACTTCCTCTGCAGTCGGAGGTATCGGCAGTAGCTCCTATCTATGCACAAGTCCGTAAAGTTAGGTGA
- the LOC114139502 gene encoding contactin-4-like gives MNVMVGLLLTLLRFTHESAAGGTHCDGRQDGARCFVAVGEAVIIQLLNNVSEIPKYEWKNERAVILRGKGYNFSQNTLQNRFLFIPTNGTVAFKNLRRTDGGEYTLNIFDSNGRNIESRALQMIVQAPVSSVHLITECLSRLEMKVSCLSEGGDSPQYIWTLNGDKLTDSELLSANNENNIIILQHSVSGSLACSVRNHISIGSTEQIISACKEFTVGETRCDAREDRVQCFGALGGTVIIRLMNNASEIPKHEWKNKTSIILRGEGHKFFQNVLPNRLFFLSSNDTISLTNLSRSDSGEYNLEIFDSEGQKTVQTLQLLVQAPVSSVRLVSECLSQLEMKVSCLCQRGDSPQYSWTMDGHTLSSSELLYVHNETNIIILRKNISGRLVCSVRNQVSYASEEKTLFACKDVSLLVHSLLFGVTILSCGGIWLYFKLKESKYKDFVTYIRKENPDDFNVIQQSDLIKHKHK, from the exons ATGAATGTCATGGTTGGATTGTTGCTGACCCTACTCAGATTCACTCATG AATCTGCAGCAGGAGGAACTCACTGTGATGGAAGACAGGATGGAGCTCGGTGTTTTGTAGCTGTGGGAGAAGCAGTGATCATCCAGCTGCTCAACAACGTGTCAGAAATACCTAAATAtgaatggaaaaatgaaagagCTGTAATTCTCAGAGGCAAAGGGTACAATTTCTCTCAAAATACCCTTCagaacagatttctttttattcccaCCAATGGTACAGTTGCATTCAAGAACCTCAGGAGAACTGACGGTGGTGAATATACTTTGAATATCTTTGATTCAAATGGACGAAATATAGAAAGCCGAGCTCTTCAGATGATTGTTCAAG ctcCTGTGTCTTCTGTCCATCTGATCACCGAGTGTTTGTCTCGGTTAGAGATGAAGGTGTCCTGTCTCTCTGAGGGAGGGGACAGTCCTCAGTACATTTGGACTCTGAATGGAGACAAACTGACAGACTCCGAACTTCTATCAGCAAATAATgagaataacattattattCTGCAACACAGTGTCTCAGGAAGTCTGGCCTGCTCTGTCAGGAATCACATCAGCATTGGCTCCACAGAGCAGATCATCTCTGCATGTAAAG AGTTTACAGTGGGAGAAACTCGCTGTGACGCCAGAGAGGACAGAGTTCAGTGTTTTGGAGCTTTGGGAGGAACTGTGATCATCCGCCTGATGAACAACGCCTCAGAAATACCTAAACATGAATGGAAAAATAAGACATCCATAATCCTCAGAGGCGAAGGACATAAATTCTTTCAAAATGTCCTTCCGAACAGATTATTCTTTCTTTCCAGCAATGATACGATTAGCCTCACGAACCTCAGCAGGTCTGACAGTGGTGAATATAATCTGGAAATATTTGATTCTGAAGGACAGAAAACAGTGCAGACTCTTCAACTGCTGGTTCAAG CTCCTGTGTCATCTGTCCGGCTCGTCTCTGAGTGTTTGTCGCAGTTAGAGATGAAAGTGTCCTGTCTCTGTCAGAGAGGGGACAGTCCTCAGTACAGCTGGACTATGGATGGACACACACTGAGCAGCTCTGAACTCCTCTATGTGCATAATGAGACAAACATtataattctgagaaaaaacatCTCAGGACGTCTGGTCTGCTCAGTCAGGAATCAAGTCAGCTACGCCTCTGAGGAAAAAACTCTATTTGCTTGCaaag ATGTCTCCTTGCTCGTACACAGTTTGCTGTTTGGTGTAACAATTCTTTCCTGTGGCGGGATCTGGCTCTATTTCAAACTGAAGGAGAGCAAATACAAGGACTTTGTCACTTACATCAGAAAAGAGAATCCAGATGACTTTAATGTAATTCAACAGTCTGATTTAATtaagcacaaacacaaataa
- the LOC114139501 gene encoding uncharacterized protein LOC114139501 isoform X1, whose translation MKAVVGLLIVLLEVSHAAEKYCDARQKGAHCYGALGGTVAFKLMEETSEKHRFNLKKEASMKNESTQNILVVKSNMLISNTMSSRSVFILNKGTFEINNLSRSDSGKYMLEIFDSDGKRKENKTLQLNVQAPVSSVRMILDCVAQGLLKVSCVCEGGDGPQYSWILNGQPTRDTEILRRNPVNNIIILKQNMPGNLTCSVWNNISCVSKGERISLCEEKTHETQCNIQEDEAKCYGALGGTVVIQLMNNTSQTPKYEWKNRTTTILRGRWNSFAPNDTEGRNIFIPRYGTFSIMNLSRADSGDYSLETFDSDGRQIEKRNLQLIVEAPVSSIKIVSECLSQGQMKVSCHSEAGDSLQYNWTLDGHTLTNSELLENETDVIVLRPNISGRLVCSVWNRFSSLSTEKTISTCGFIFINCTYNGTQISEWVLAEGNTLCVEAVAYSVEGLLAVLAGVFLALVFLLVLGIQVICTHKKKHTFKVEKDNSEPIYAEVRIVAQQERQTEESVEEEVEVKQVTLSERQTEESVEEEVEVKQVTLSELPLQSEVSAVAPIYAQVRKVR comes from the exons ATGAAAGCTGTGGTTGGACTGTTGATTGTGCTCCTGGAAGTATCTCACG caGCTGAAAAGTACTGTGATGCCAGACAGAAGGGAGCTCACTGCTATGGCGCGTTGGGAGGAACTGTGGCCTTTAAGCTGATGGAAGAAAcctcagaaaaacacagattcaaTTTGAAGAAGGAAGCATCAATGAAGAATGAGTCAACCCAAAATATTCTTGTTGTCAAGAGCAATATGCTTATTTCCAATACCATGAGCAGCAGATCTGTCTTTATTCTTAATAAAGGAACATTCGAAATCAATAACCTGAGCAGAAGTGACAGTGGTAAATATATGCTTGAGATTTTTGATTCAgatgggaaaagaaaagaaaataagactCTACAGCTGAATGTTCAAG CTCCTGTGTCGTCTGTGCGTATGATCTTGGACTGTGTGGCTCAGGGGTTGTTAAAGGTGTCCTGTGTCTGTGAGGGTGGGGACGGTCCTCAGTACTCCTGGATTCTGAATGGACAACCAACCAGAGACACAGAGATCCTGAGAAGAAATCCTGTGAATAACATCATtattctgaaacaaaacatgcCAGGAAACCTGACCTGCTCAGTTTGGAATAACATCAGCTGTGTCTCAAAAGGGGAGAGGATATCTCTTTGTGAAG aaaaaactcatgaaactcaatgTAACATCCAAGAAGACGAAGCTAAGTGTTATGGAGCTTTGGGAGGAACGGTGGTCATTCAACTGATGAACAACACTTCACAAACCCCCAAATACGAATGGAAAAATAGAACAACAACAATCCTAAGAGGGAGATGGAACAGTTTTGCTCCAAATGACACTGAGGGCAGAAATATCTTTATTCCCCGGTATGGTACATTCAGCATCATGAATCTCAGCAGAGCTGACAGTGGTGACTACTCTTTGGAAACGTTCGATTCAGATGGACgacaaatagaaaagaggaatCTTCAGCTAATTGTTGAAG cCCCTGTGTCCTCCATCAAGATAGTGTCTGAGTGTTTGTCTCAGGGACAGATGAAGGTGTCCTGTCACTCAGAGGCAGGTGATAGTCTGCAATACAACTGGACTCTGGATGGACACACACTGACAAACTCAGAGTTATTAGAAAATGAGACTGACGTCATTGTTCTGAGGCCGAATATCTCAGGACGTCTGGTCTGCTCAGTCTGGAATCGGTTCAGTTCTCTCTCGACAGAGAAAACCATATCTACATGTG GGTTCATTTTCATTAACTGCACTTACAATGGGACGCAGATATCTGAGTGGGTGTTGGCAGAAGGTAACACCCTTTGTGTTGAAGCAGTTGCATACAGTGTTGAAG GCTTGTTGGCAGTATTGGCTGGTGTATTCTTAGCACTGGTATTTCTCTTAGTTCTTGGAATACAAGTCATCTGCACCCATAAGAAAAAACATACTTTCAAAG TGGAGAAAGACAACAGCGAACCTATCTATGCTGAAGTCAGGATTGTGGCACAACAGGAGAGGCAAACAGAGGAAAGTGTGGAAGAAGAAGTGGAGGTCAAACAAGTGACCCTTTCAGAGAGGCAAACGGAGGAAAGTGTGGAAGAAGAAGTGGAGGTCAAACAAGTGACCCTTTCAGAACTTCCTCTGCAGTCGGAGGTATCGGCAGTAGCTCCTATCTATGCACAAGTCCGTAAAGTTAGGTGA